The Podospora pseudocomata strain CBS 415.72m chromosome 3, whole genome shotgun sequence genome window below encodes:
- a CDS encoding hypothetical protein (EggNog:ENOG503NZ8F; COG:K), with the protein MDAATLLRQTIGAYAPRPLQPGHFNYPRRPPPSHLGHFGENLSNGPAQHQGTVHTLTACCRCRQRKTKCDPALPRCSPCDRAGQTCEYFDTTKNRKMNRTYVVDLQKKVQRLEAELEQLTGEDPNDDDDMVTPGGLVHLDKKSVESPRYLGPSSGIAMTRILMEEAKRYTDSLRISSLIPELRSRRIDQRDRMQSVVMGSFSGPSGPRAVDFPLTADIPAKEFPTRAMTENLWRVFKERIQVFTPVFHETVFAQDLEAAFNGDTDHYRLFAVNMMIAISLAKVDRWAGLPDTYYLAAMEHFDHVVRPKDLKTLQCLILIVQYSLLMPIKIPVYHVVGLAIKICQQWALGDENTWAMGDSDLQSLDLKRRLVWIVLTTELGLAHMLGRPSGFSRTGDMIKVKFFETVQDEDITPDATPESILQGRFCERKTIAIHYCKMRLMQAEIRRVLYEQERPARITDVDPWVQQMDQKLKDWLDSCPEQPPLFKPWFTNRYHAIMIILYRPSPQVLKPTARAARICFEAAKSIITSSSTGPDREQPTFDRTWVFLQTINSSLNALLWSIGYPEVRAQNSREDVEQLVQDGINIITNFHPKWPGVQEAINLYEVLSKACLQSYTAKVTFELSSPMPSAPNGHFKSPFLTEDGNSPDSENSSPQGQQSHSATSLFSNQSPFGYNIEPPYNFDQGAQYANQSPFQNQPAFRSNSIFMNPMSSLTDAHGRRLSELAPESTPYQTPAAERKAGTPPMPTGTASSLPTPPESLPPPSAKSSHMSLSPRLVGTPRGPSPTPTPTLHHASPLPMVTQHSPVPATHGLAEYGFGQPYGQQQPGPPTSSMAAPSNIPAFTIPPIPGSNAQRATRVTNWSNPPAPILQPHTFAGANSASIWEPPTQQQGGYAFGGSSLQHPPPPQFSLPPAPAIQHSAQPPQQQPQQQQHQTLQPRSHHPPSHQLQPHQLQPHQQLHQQQHQQQQQQLQQQQQQLQQQQQQTQQAYNPYSPYHNLPMEGAPWHNSTSAGGLLSWEGYGNQYFGNERHDSLTQEQQTQLLNILEADGMSDISAYLATGNAANGGHGTGNW; encoded by the exons ATGGACGCTGCCACTCTGCTGCGCCAGACCATTGGCGCGTATGCCCCGCGACCACTCCAGCCAGGCCATTTTAACTACCCACGTCGTCCGCCGCCCTCGCATCTCGGCCATTTTGGAGAAAACCTGAGCAATGGGCCGGCCCAACACCAAGGGACGGTGCATACCTTGACAGCGTGCTGCAGGTGCAGACAG AGGAAAACGAAATGCGATCCAGCCCTCCCACGATGTAGTCCCTGCGACCGCGCCGGCCAGACATGCGAGTACTTCGACACGACAAAAAACCGCAAGATGAACCGGACCTACGTTGTAGACCTCCAAAAAAAGGTCCAGCGTCTAGAGGCCGAACTCGAGCAGCTCACGGGGGAGGATCCaaacgatgacgacgacatggTAACGCCAGGCGGGCTGGTTCATTTGGACAAAAAGTCCGTCGAATCCCCTCGGTATCTGGGCCCCAGCAGCGGCATCGCAATGACGCGCATTCtcatggaggaggcgaaacGCTATACCGACTCCCTCCGCATCTCTTCCTTGATTCCGGAATTACGCTCCAGGAGAATCGACCAGCGGGACCGTATGCAAAGCGTTGTCATGGGAAGCTTCAGCGGACCCTCAGGTCCCAGGGCAGTCGACTTTCCCTTGACGGCCGATATTCCTGCCAAAGAGTTCCCCACGAGAGCCATGACAGAGAACCTGTGGAGAGTTTTCAAAGAAAGAATACAAGTATTCACCCCGGTTTTCCATGAGACTGTCTTTGCTCAAGATCTCGAGGCCGCTTTCAATGGTGATACGGACCACTACCGCCTCTTTGCTGTCAACATGATGATTGCCATCAGTCTGGCCAAGGTCGACAGGTGGGCCGGATTGCCAGATACATACTACCTTGCTGCCATGGAGCATTTCGACCACGTTGTCAGACCAAAGGATCTGAAGACCTTACAATGTTTGATCTTGATCGTACAGTACTCGCTGCTGATGCCCATCAAGATTCCCGTTTACCACGTGGTTGGGCTTGCCATCAAAATATGCCAGCAATGGGCCCTCGGGGACGAAAACACATGGGCCATGGGTGACAGCGATCTTCAAAGCCTTGATTTGAAGAGAAGGTTGGTCTGGATTGTGCTCACGACCGAGTTGGGCCTCGCCCATATGCTGGGACGCCCCAGCGGGTTTTCGAGAACCGGTGACATGATAAAGGTGAAGTTCTTCGAGACGGTTCAGGATGAGGACATCACGCCAGATGCGACGCCCGAGAGCATCCTACAGGGTCGCTTCTGTGAACGGAAAACCATCGCCATACATTACTGCAAGATGCGGCTGATGCAGGCCGAGATCCGGCGGGTGCTCTACGAACAGGAACGACCGGCACGAATAACGGATGTAGATCCTTGGGTCCAGCAAATGGACCAAAAGTTGAAGGATTGGCTGGACTCTTGTCCAGAACAGCCTCCCCTGTTCAAGCCTTG GTTTACAAACCGATATCACGCCATCATGATCATTCTCTACCGGCCATCACCCCAAGTGCTTAAGCCAACTGCCAGGGCGGCTAGAATTTGCTTTGAAGCAGCAAAGTCCATCATCACATCCTCTTCGACAGGACCTGATCGGGAGCAGCCCACGTTTGACCGGACATGGGTGTTCCTGCAGACCATCAACTCGTCGCTCAATGCCCTTCTCTGGTCTATTGGGTACCCTGAGGTTCGAGCCCAAAACAGCCGCGAGGATGTTGAGCAGCTTGTCCAGGatggcatcaacatcatcacaaacTTCCACCCCAAATGGCCAGGCGTGCAAGAGGCCATCAACCTGTACGAAGTCTTGTCAAAGGCTTGTCTGCAGAGCTACACAGCCAAAGTTACGTTTGAGTTGTCGTCCCCCATGCCCAGTGCGCCCAATGGCCACTTCAAGTCGCCGTTTTTGACTGAAGACGGCAATTCTCCCGACTCGGAGAACTCGTCACCGCAAGGCCAACAGTCACACTCGGCAACATCTCTCTTCAGCAACCAGTCGCCATTCGGGTACAACATCGAGCCCCCTTACAACTTTGACCAGGGTGCCCAATATGCGAACCAATCGCCGTTTCAAAACCAGCCCGCCTTTCGGTCAAACTCAATCTTCATGAACCCGATGAGCTCCTTGACAGATGCACACGGCCGGCGACTCTCTGAACTGGCTCCCGAGTCCACTCCCTACCAAACCCCGGCCGCAGAGCGAAAGGCAGGCACGCCGCCGATGCCTACAGGGACAGCAAGCTCGCTGCCAACTCCCCCAGAGTCGCTCCCGCCACCATCGGCAAAGTCCAGCCACATGAGCCTTTCGCCACGATTGGTTGGCACACCTCGAGGTCCAAGCCCGACTCCCACGCCAACGCTCCATCATGCAAGCCCACTGCCAATGGTCACCCAGCACAGTCCTGTTCCCGCTACTCATGGACTTGCTGAGTACGGCTTTGGGCAACCCTatgggcagcaacagcctggCCCACCAACTTCCTCCATGGCGGCTCCATCCAACATTCCAGCCTTCACAATCCCTCCTATTCCAGGCTCCAATGCCCAAAGAGCAACGAGAGTGACCAACTGGAGCAACCCGCCCGCACCGATACTCCAACCACACACGTTTGCAGGTGCCAACTCGGCCAGCATCTGGgaacccccaacccagcagcaaggaGGTTATGCCTTTGGTGGCTCCAgccttcaacatccaccaccaccgcagttCTCTCTgccaccagcgccagcaaTACAGCATTCcgcccaaccaccacaacaacaaccacaacaacaacaacaccaaacccTTCAGCCACgatcccatcatccaccatcacACCAGCTACAACCACACCAGCTACAACCACACCAGCAGctgcaccaacaacagcaccaacagcaacagcagcaactccaacagcaacagcagcaacttcaacagcaacaacaacaaactcaACAGGCCTACAACCCCTACAGCCCGTACCACAACCTACCGATGGAAGGCGCCCCGTGGCATAACTCTACCTCGGCCGGGGGTCTCCTCTCGTGGGAAGGGTACGGGAACCAGTACTTTGGCAATGAGCGCCACGATAGCTTGacgcaggagcagcagacgCAGCTGCTCAACATTCTGGAAGCGGATGGCATGAGTGATATTTCTGCGTATCTTGCCACTGGCAACGCTGCCAACGGTGGCCACGGCACTGGGAATTGGTAG
- a CDS encoding hypothetical protein (EggNog:ENOG503NYFF; COG:S), with translation MAKKKSSSQEDLVEAESDLGHQKLVRSQQQLIICRNKHWRYISAFHGPWLQLPPEVIETLANINYNTPRPRPIDPAVFFDLVKIRRLVDEAIDLAVRAASGVASLSQQSIPGLHHAAALGLGFGFRPGNQAKLSPERKHRMRKDATHKLCKAYKLDEVACSVSTMQSASALEEVASLVLQRSPDDSDAKYVHFFHEKIPSRQLAECTSLQPLDEAIHENPSDPEPLRTRGIVKIFKEDFQGAVADFTDALRVHRLRRPTHRYAGKEAEAEQQVAQRTARRTEDVVLKEEEQPSSLETQLLFQRAGVYLTMACQHVDAAFPDGSPQVPEPDSDGDQTSPPLSPEVLEARQHVRQNAKRALRDYMTYLSHFEYSPDLPLDIAEDFARKVNSIANGVRVPRHTTKSASPAGNDERTTQKPHRIYVLSDLFAPSPPQDLPPYPITDLASLQAHQPPPPVLSPVITETLTYHPLLADALHALLLCHCLIQTSAKELLRHAYMVARLARLADGYPAFQASRSPARADWVEVLRAGGNWIQLAGAWDDLCAPAPVPVLHPNGSSPLHHLQHQPPQSKPALPSLDTTGSEVSTELKELPSPFPFPVPVETEKQRKDRLHHQIVLDALGDERVSDEPSFRQAVLARQLRAEHDYQLANAVAELRAQITSGVVAGQPQQPQQPQQQQQQQQQLLLLPANDHDNEDDDGSSLEGAIGDLDIDGQKVTSDGNGGVVARAQGNGNGGGPGRHELEKEYPVGSDRALAVARWVLDAPPNAGIVPGDGKKRRKRTVKKVAAPAAAAPGGEAEKV, from the exons ATGGCCAAAAAGAAGTCTTCGTCCCAAGAGGACCTCGTCGAGGCTGAAAGCGACCTCGGTCACCAGAAACTGGTCAGGTCCCAGCAGCAACTCATAATTTGCAGAAACAA ACACTGGCGATACATATCCGCCTTCCACGGCCCATGGCTCCAGCTTCCCCCCGAGGTCATTGAGACTCTGGCCAATATCAATTACAACACCCCTCGACCCCGCCCGATCGATCCTGCCGTGTTTTTCGACCTCGTCAAGATTAGGAGACTCGTCGACGAAGCCATTGACCTGGCTGTGCGCGCGGCGAGCGGCGTTGCTTCTCTCAGCCAGCAGAGCATCCCCGGCCTACACCATGCAGCCGCGTTGGGCCTGGGGTTTGGCTTTCGTCCAGGAAACCAAGCAAAGCTAAGTCCGGAGAGAAAACATCGAATGCGAAAAGATGCGACCCACAAGCTTTGCAAGGCGTACAAGCTGGATGAAGTAGCCTGTAGCGTCTCGACCATGCAGAGCGCTTCGGCactggaggaggttgcttcTTTGGTGCTTCAACGGAGTCCGGACGACAGCGACGCCAAATATGTGCACTTCTTTCACGAAAAGATTCCGAGTCGGCAGCTCGCCGAATGCACGAGCTTGCAGCCATTGGACGAAGCGATACACGAGAATCCCTCGGACCCAGAGCCTCTGAGGACTCGAGGCATCGTCAAGATATTCAAGGAGGACTTTCAAGGGGCCGTCGCCGATTTCACAGACGCCCTGAGGGTCCATCGCCTTCGCCGACCAACCCACCGTTATGCAGGAAAGGAGGCCGAAGCCGAGCAGCAGGTGGCGCAAAGGACGGCGCGAAGAACCGAGGATGTTGTCTTgaaggaagaagagcagCCGAGCAGCCTGGAGACACAGCTTTTGTTCCAACGTGCTGGAGTCTACCTCACCATGGCCTGCCAGCATGTTGACGCAGCCTTCCCGGACGGCTCTCCCCAAGTGCCAGAACCGGACAGCGACGGTGACCAGACCTCCCCGCCATTGTCCCCCGAGGTTCTGGAGGCAAGGCAGCATGTGAGACAGAATGCGAAGCGGGCGCTTCGTGACTACATGACTTACCTTTCCCATTTCGAGTACTCGCCCGATCTACCCTTGGACATCGCCGAGGACTTTGCCCGCAAGGTAAACTCTATCGCTAACGGCGTCCGTGTTCCCCGCCACACCACCAAGTCTGCGTCGCCCGCTGGAAACGACGAGAGAACCACACAGAAACCACACCGCATCTACGTCCTCTCGGATCTGTTTGCTCCTTCGCCACCACAAGATCTCCCGCCGTATCCCATCACGGACCTAGCCTCCCTGCAGGCACACCAGCCACCTCCGCCCGTTCTTTCTCCCGTCATCACAGAAACACTGACATACCACCCCCTTTTGGCCGATGCTCTCCACGCTCTCTTACTCTGCCACTGTCTCATTCAGACCTCGGCCAAggagctcctccgccacgCCTACATGGTCGCCCGCCTGGCCCGCCTAGCAGACGGCTACCCAGCCTTCCAAGCTAGTCGCTCCCCCGCCCGCGCGGACTGGGTCGAGGTCCTGCGCGCAGGAGGAAACTGGATCCAGCTAGCAGGCGCATGGGATGATCTCTGCGCGCCCGCTCCGGTGCCCGTTTTGCACCCGAATGGTTCCTCTCCGCTGCATCATCTTCAGCACCAGCCGCCGCAGTCCAAACCTGCACTGCCATCGTTAGACACCACCGGATCAGAAGTATCCACCGAACTGAAGGagcttccctcccccttcccatttcCTGTCCCAGTCGAGACAGAAAAACAGCGCAAAGACCGCTTGCATCACCAGATTGTTCTCGACGCCTTGGGCGACGAGCGGGTGAGCGACGAGCCGAGTTTCCGGCAGGCCGTGCTGGCCAGGCAGCTGAGGGCGGAGCACGACTACCAGCTTGCGAATGCCGTGGCTGAGCTACGCGCGCAGATAACATCCGGTGTTGTGGCTggacaaccacaacaaccacaacaaccacaacaacaacaacaacaacaacaacaactactaCTACTCCCGGCAAATGATCATGAtaatgaggatgatgatgggtctAGTTTAGAAGGGGCAATCGGGGATTTAGACATTGACGGGCAAAAGGTCACGAGCGATGGgaatggcggggttgttgctcGTGCCCAAGGGAACgggaatggtggtgggcCAGGTAGGCATGAGCTCGAGAAGGAGTACCCTGTTGGGAGCGATAGGGCTTTGGCCGTggcgaggtgggtgttggatgCGCCGCCCAATGCGGGGATCGTTCCCggggatgggaagaagaggaggaagaggactgTCAAAAAggttgctgctcctgctgccgctgctccTGGGGGTGAGGCGGAGAAGGTTTAG
- a CDS encoding hypothetical protein (COG:U; EggNog:ENOG503P0IA), with the protein MASSLPWLVLYLISQLHLVLGQTNASNVFIPEANTIISINLPDDGSNDINFYVSSPDWYQYSAIGFGSSMANSVILVMYPSADRKSVTVSPRFTK; encoded by the exons ATGGCCTCATCACTACCGTGGCTCGTGCTGT ACCTCATCTCACAATTACATCTCGTCTTGGGTCAGACCAATGCTTCAAATGTCTTTATCCCTGAGGCCAACACCATCAtttccatcaacctcccagaCGATGGCTCAAACGACATCAACTTTTATGTCAGCTCTCCAGATTGGTATCAATATTCGGCCATTGGCTTCGGGTCCAGCATGGCAAACTCGGTAATTTTGGTGATGTACCCATCCGCAGACCGCAAATCAGTCACCGTCAGCCCACGGTTCACAAAGTAG
- a CDS encoding hypothetical protein (COG:G; EggNog:ENOG503PD0J) produces MEGVHVVYDNRRVHRIDYRGNEAWSYKHARKRKTIKVSEQNPEIIRHIKDRLYKTAHKNKGFLGSHDRGMRFVTRAQFDNIITPEAVLQVVAKLACCQGLTARDHMQIAQDIYWGTEDGRRSPCCRLLASLIGTGNSEALGSIKTLIDEGLSDTCLPLLIKEVMEEDTLICAHHEHQHASINDMDLESREIFTALCRSFSKDGGKHCHYVLKGGGPLPMRGPLPMEKNDKMNEEGDFGEVFKVEIDPGDRDFDPEHGDSNGTSRADEFDLSLIFAESRALKVPGPDDNGQTKKHLIQPLATFEVYDSNDPEPTFYFLFPLADGNLKQFWEKKRHDATREEHCGWMVEQFYLLAKALQCVHNERSLMITSKRTDSNVFCRHGDIKPSNFLFFEDSQPSGLGRLVLGDFGMARIHRKGFRSSQPAGGRMATISYQAPEFGKEDVVSLKTDIFSLGCVYLEHITYHVSQSKDSVWLKEGVKRWIWDLKQHKDCVEVVYDLLEIIKHDMLEANHQKRINSAMLATELEKVWTKWQRKDSLYGDRHWRESEIGSKAINKPDSSAKVLAISKELLWKQKANRASRRKIADNTTPNDHENLPVKEPTTVENPSGRSALERGKTFHWTMEPEPQSEDDTGSDCELSAERAEDNEGEHRKMGEKSPTQDHVVSHKVASPQAESHTAPTEAAAFLAVEL; encoded by the exons ATGGAAG GCGTCCACGTGGTGTATGATAACCGGCGAGTCCACAGGATTGATTACAGGGGCAATGAGGCTTGGTCCTACAAACATGCTCGGAAGCGCAAGACAATCAAAGTCTCCGAACAGAACCCAGAGATTATCCGACACATCAAGGACCGTCTCTACAAGACAGCCCACAAAAACAAAGGCTTCCTTGGATCCCATGATCGTGGAATGAGATTCGTTACTCGTGCTCAATTtgacaacatcatcacacccGAGGCTGTTCTTCAGGTAGTCGCCAAGCTGGCGTGTTGCCAAGGCTTGACAGCAAGGGACCATATGCAAATTGCCCAAGATATCTACTGGGGCACAGAAGATGGACGCCGCTCGCCCTGTTGCCGACTCCTTGCTTCTCTCATCGGGACCGGGAATTCAGAGGCACTCGGCAGCATCAAAACACTGATCGATGAAGGCCTCAGTGACACCTGTCTTCCCCTCCTAATTAAGGAAGTCATGGAGGAGGACACGCTGATATGTGCTCACCATGAACACCAACATGCCTCCATAAACGACATGGACCTGGAGTCTCGAGAGATTTTCACTGCCCTCTGTCGATCCTTTTCA AAAGATGGCGGGAAGCATTGTCACTACGTCTTGAAAGGCGGCGGCCCTCTTCCTATGAGAGGGCCACTTCCAATGGAGAAAAACGACAAGATGAATGAGGAAGGAGACTTTGGTGAGGTCTTCAAAGTTGAGATTGACCCAGGCGACAGGGACTTCGACCCAGAG CATGGTGACTCGAATGGCACTTCTCGTGCGGACGAGTTCGACCT GTCATTGATCTTCGCCGAGAGTCGAGCTTTGAAGGTACCAGGCCCGGATGATAATGGGCAAACGAAAAAGCACTTGATCCAGCCACTTGCAACATTCGAGGTGTACGATTCCAACGATCCAGAGCCGACATTCTACTTTCTGTTCCCACTGGCAGATGGTAACCTAAAGCAATTCTGGGAGAAGAAGCGCCACGATGCGACAAGGGAAGAGCATTGTGGTTGGATGGTTGAGCAGTTTTACCTGCTTGCCAAGGCCCTGCAGTGCGTCCACAATGAAAGGTCACTGATGATCACGTCAAAGAGAACTGATTCCAACGTCTTTTGCCGGCATGGAGACATCAAACCATCGAATTTCCTGTTCTTTGAGGACTCTCAACCCAGCGGTCTGGGCaggttggttttgggtgaCTTTGGGATGGCTAGAATTCACCGCAAAGGATTCAGAtcaagccagccagcaggGGGCAGAATGGCCACGATTTCTTATCAAGCACCTGAGTTTGGCAAAGAGGATGTGGTATCTCTCAAGACCGACATCTTCAGTCTCGGATGCGTTTATTTAGAACACATTAC ATACCACGTGTCACAGTCCAAAGATTCCGTGTGGCTCAAGGAGGGCGTCAAGCGTTGGATCTGGGACCTGAAGCAGCACAAAGACTGCGTGGAAGTTGTATATGATCTGTTGGAGATCATCAAGCACGACATGCTCGAAGCAAACCACCAGAAAAGGATCAACTCGGCAATGTTGGCTACCGAATTGGAGAAAGTGTGGACCAAGTGGCAACGTAAGGATTCCCTGTACGGTGACAGGCACTGGAGAGAAAGTGAGATTGGTTCCAAAGCAATCAACAAGCCCGATTCCAGTGCTAAAGTGCTTGCTATTTCCAAAGAGCTCCTGTGGAAGCAAAAGGCTAACCGCGCGTCAAGACGGAAGATcgccgacaacaccaccccaaatGACCACGAGAACCTTCCGGTAAAGGAACCAACTACAGTCGAAAATCCTTCTGGTCGCTCCGCCCTCGAAAGGGGCAAAACTTTCCACTGGACAATGGAACCGGAACCGCAGTCTGAAGATGATACCGGCAGCGATTGTGAACTTTCGGCAGAGAGGGCAGAGGATAATGAAGGAGAGCACaggaagatgggggagaAAAGCCCAACTCAAGATCACGTTGTGTCACATAAGGTAGCCAGTCCTCAAGCTGAGTCTCACACCGCTCCCACCGAAGCTGCTGCTTTCCTGGCAGTGGAACTCTAG
- a CDS encoding hypothetical protein (COG:G; EggNog:ENOG503Q0QB), producing MKLTQLVVSWTVLVGSALAQNPDPLTFTQINRVCENDRLLRAVRFREAVNQDWLDAVRYCSSLVYARTRTSTITLSFDLASFGVQRETISTTETTTLPDVRVTSTTSTTTTSSTTTTSTSATSTLVCGGVHVVAAGDTCYSIYSAYGLTFSQLRDLNPGINRFCSNLVLGARLCVGVLLNGGNPSTTTTTTTTTSTSGTITSSPTFFIPKAKRSDAPEAEYCAEGEAPAVARPAVWEAEPVNRVNYACSCIMWRDVSVHPIQTVLISPTAFRVSVFNTADPTGTTTTRSISVITAYSTITVDVFTGTTATPSTSITTSTSTSTTSNVTFTTLPIVTAFRSFQCNVGDAFAQCCVAGGLLGGLIGLGCDGEFVLSHAPCPATQAVPLCCSELQPGDGGSTTGSDCYLPTPVINGRAALPTPW from the exons ATGAAATTGACGCAGCTTGTAGTATCCTGGACGGTGCTGGTGGGCTCAGCCCTCGCTCAAAACCCCGACCCCTTGACCTTCACCCAGATCAACAGGGTCTGCGAGAATGATCGTCTGCTCCGGGCAGTTCGCTTCCGCGAGGCTGTCAACCAGGACTGGCTCGACGCGGTGCGATACTGCTCCTCTCTTGTTTATGCCCGGACCAGGACCTCAACCATCACGCTGAGCTTCGACCTGGCTAGCTTTGGAGTGCAAAGGGAGACTATTTCGACTACAGAAACCACGACTCTCCCTGATGTCCGGGtgaccagcaccaccagcaccaccacgacttcttccaccaccaccacaagcacGTCGGCTACTTCGACACTGGTCTGCGGCGGAGTCCACGTTGTCGCGGCTGGGGATACATGTTACTCGATCTACTCGGCGTATGGCCTCACCTTCAGCCAGCTGCGGGACCTCAACCCCGGCATCAACCGGTTCTGCAGCAACCTTGTGTTGGGTGCGCGTCTGTGTGTGGGCGTCCTCTTGAACGGAGGCAACCCAtctaccacgacgacgaccaccaccacaacgtCCACTTCGGgaaccatcacctcctcgccaacctttTTCATTCCCAAGGCCAAGCGCAGTGACGCGCCCGAGGCCGAGTACTGCGCAGAAGGAGAGGCGCCTGCTGTTGCGCGGCCAGCTGTCTGGGAGGCCGAGCCGGTCAATCGGGTCAACTACGCCTGCTCCTGTATCATGTGGAGAGACGTGTCGGTCCACCCGATCCAGACGGTCCTCATCTCTCCCACAGCCTTCCGTGTGTCGGTTTTCAACACAGCCGATCCTACAGGGACCACCACGACCCGGTCCATCAGCGTTATCACAGCGTACAGCACCATCACGGTCGACGTCTTCACTGGCACCACGGCGACACCCAGCACCTCGATCACCACGTCCACTtcgacctcgaccaccaGCAACGTCACCTTTACCACGCTGCCCATCGTGACTGCATTCCGTTCCTTCCAGTGCAATGTCGGCGACGCTTTTGCCCAGTGCTGTGTCGCCGGTGGCTTGTTGGGTGGACTTATCGGTCTCGGAT gcgATGGTGAATTCGTGCTCAGCCACGCGCCGTGCCCAGCTACCCAAGCCGTCCCTCTTTGCTGCAGTGAGCTGCAG CCCGGCGATGGCGGATCGACGACAGGTTCCGACTGCTACCTGCCCACCCCAGTCATCAACGGTCGTGCCGCCCTTCCCACACCGTGGTAG
- a CDS encoding hypothetical protein (EggNog:ENOG503P4AM; COG:S) encodes MIRQLLLAALPLVFANPLPVPEEAANADVAAAADIALPPHWHQGGRGSSSSSSTCGKLNGPRYCKGTAYDSSQTNKYLCGDSRLGPTRLPRREPLDSITEFYDRFGGLCPGVFLDTWFNVTGTGWWWYPEENGFVLGDSGLPIVGEVTLGRGTLLDRFGGETGTFVSPAGAGYQQRALPPTNLNTLADTGVPYNYYVYSVLVPFVVRSGPIRPWFGQPGNGVQFELPKTVAELIVDGVLKAEDVRIVLP; translated from the exons ATGATccgccaactcctcctcgctgcccTTCCCTTGGTTTTTGCCAACCCCCTGCCTGTccccgaggaggctgccaacGCCGATGTCGCCGCGGCCGCTGACAttgccctcccaccccactGGCACCAAGGAGGTCGCGgctcgtcttcttcctcctcgacctgcGGAAAACTGAACGGCCCCCGTTACTGCAAAGGAACCGCCTACgactcctcccaaaccaacaaGTACCTCTGCGGCGACTCCCGCCTCGGCCCTACCCGCCTCCCCAGGCGTGAGCCGTTGGACTCCATCACCGAGTTTTACGACCGGTTCGGGGGCCTGTGCCCTGGTGTCTTTCTTGACACCTGGTTCAACGTCACCGGtactgggtggtggtggtacccCGAGGAGAACGGGTTCGTCCTTGGGGACAGCGGCCTGCCGATTGTGGGGGAGGTCACGCTCGGGAGGGGGACGCTGCTCGATCGGTTTGGCGGGGAGACGGGGACGTTTGTCAGCCCTGCTGGGGCCGGTTATCAAC AGAGGGCGCTGCCGCCGACGAACTTGAATACTCTGGCTGATACTGG GGTTCCATATAACTACTACGTCTACTCGGTTCTCGTCCCCTTTGTCGTCCGGTCTGGTCCGATCAGGCCGTGGTTTGGGCAGCCTGGAAATGGGGTGCAGTTTGAGCTGCCAAAGACTGTGGCTGAGTTGATTGTTGATGGGGTCTTGAAAGCGGAGGATGTGCGCATTGTTCTTCCATGA